A single Parabacteroides timonensis DNA region contains:
- a CDS encoding DUF2764 domain-containing protein has protein sequence MSKYYCLIAGLPNISLDDSKLTYSVSEFRKELDGILTSRDKKLVDLFFLKFDNKNLLSFSQRPDSDPDEKGSITYDEYKSLFDALKDGEKPPKNKQIPPYFIEFFKQYLDSQKKEEKLTISWEDRLAALYYDYAMKCSNGFIRNWFELNLNINNMLTAITCRKYGFDKAEYIVGNNEVAEAIRTSNARDFGLGDTVDYLPDLQRIAEEPDLMAREKKVDLLKWKWLDDNTFFKTFDIESVFAYLLKLEMIERWVTLDRVTGEKTFREIVGAMKKGSDNALEEFKRNNNK, from the coding sequence ATGAGTAAATACTACTGTCTGATTGCCGGACTCCCTAATATATCATTGGATGATAGTAAGCTGACCTATTCCGTTTCTGAATTCAGAAAGGAGTTGGACGGCATTCTTACGTCCCGTGATAAGAAGCTGGTAGACTTGTTTTTCCTCAAATTCGATAATAAGAACCTGCTTAGTTTCTCACAGCGTCCGGACAGTGACCCGGATGAAAAGGGAAGTATAACATACGACGAGTACAAAAGTCTGTTCGATGCTTTGAAGGATGGCGAGAAGCCGCCTAAGAACAAACAGATTCCTCCTTATTTCATAGAGTTTTTCAAACAGTATCTGGATAGCCAGAAGAAAGAGGAAAAGCTAACGATCTCCTGGGAAGACCGTCTGGCAGCCCTTTATTACGACTATGCGATGAAATGCAGCAACGGTTTCATCCGTAACTGGTTTGAACTGAACCTCAATATCAATAACATGCTGACCGCCATAACCTGCCGCAAGTATGGATTTGATAAAGCAGAATATATAGTGGGAAACAACGAGGTAGCCGAGGCTATCCGTACTTCCAATGCCCGTGATTTCGGATTGGGAGATACGGTAGACTATCTGCCCGATCTGCAACGCATTGCTGAAGAGCCCGACCTGATGGCCCGCGAAAAGAAAGTGGATTTGCTGAAATGGAAATGGCTGGACGATAATACGTTCTTCAAGACTTTCGATATCGAAAGTGTGTTCGCCTACTTGCTGAAACTGGAAATGATCGAACGCTGGGTTACTCTGGATAGGGTGACAGGCGAGAAGACTTTCCGCGAAATAGTAGGAGCGATGAAGAAGGGAAGTGATAATGCGTTGGAAGAATTTAAAAGAAACAATAATAAATAA
- a CDS encoding GNAT family N-acetyltransferase: MFSIRKTTTDDVLLIRNLASQIWEPTYGSILSREQLDYMFEMMYAPESILNQMNELHHEFFIIYKDGEPSGYLSIETVEKDLYEFQKIYSLPSLHGSGIGRFIIEQGVAYLKSIHPGPFTVELNVNRENPALGFYKHMGFHEHATRDFHIGNGYYMNDYIMRMEVDN, from the coding sequence ATGTTCTCAATTAGAAAAACGACAACAGATGATGTCCTGTTAATCAGAAACTTGGCATCTCAAATATGGGAGCCTACTTATGGCTCTATCCTCTCCCGTGAGCAGCTCGACTACATGTTCGAGATGATGTATGCCCCGGAAAGTATTCTCAATCAAATGAATGAACTTCATCACGAGTTCTTCATCATATACAAAGACGGCGAGCCTTCGGGTTATCTCTCTATCGAAACGGTTGAAAAAGACCTGTACGAGTTCCAGAAAATCTATTCACTCCCCTCTTTGCATGGTTCGGGTATCGGACGTTTTATCATCGAACAGGGTGTTGCTTACCTGAAAAGTATCCATCCGGGACCATTTACTGTCGAGCTGAATGTAAACCGCGAAAACCCGGCTCTCGGTTTTTATAAGCATATGGGGTTCCATGAACATGCAACACGCGATTTCCATATTGGTAATGGGTATTATATGAATGATTATATTATGCGGATGGAGGTGGACAACTAA
- a CDS encoding family 20 glycosylhydrolase encodes MKHFIAILCLLVCMTTNSILAQTGTAPLDSIIPTRGLAIAAPSVQKMDLFLKFIEEELAPGHFNLLILRVDWNYDYQSHPELNDPNPLTLQDVKRIVTTCRKHNIRIAPQINLLGHQSWAETTYALLRVYPEFDETPHVDTKNYTGWPNPDGLYCKSYCPLHPDVHKIVFALVDELTDVFETNLFHAGMDEVFYIGDDKCPRCSGRDKAELYAGEVTKIQNHLAQQGKRLMIWGDRLIDGKTTGIGAWEASMNNTYRAIDLIPKEVFICDWHYERPEQTAVYFAMKGFDVATCPWRKPEVALKQLDDMKRFRQQSGPQMSNRFQGIIETVWSGADRFLESYYKPETYQQDISEAVVIKKLIEAYKEMDNK; translated from the coding sequence ATGAAACACTTCATCGCCATTTTATGCCTCCTGGTCTGTATGACAACCAATAGTATTTTGGCTCAAACGGGCACAGCCCCGCTAGACAGCATTATCCCCACCCGAGGTCTGGCAATAGCAGCCCCTTCTGTACAGAAAATGGATCTTTTCCTGAAATTTATAGAAGAAGAACTGGCTCCCGGACATTTCAATCTGCTTATTCTGAGGGTAGACTGGAATTACGACTACCAATCGCATCCGGAATTAAATGATCCCAACCCGCTTACGCTTCAGGACGTAAAACGGATTGTCACCACCTGCCGGAAACATAACATACGGATAGCTCCACAAATAAATTTGCTCGGTCATCAGTCATGGGCAGAAACTACTTATGCCCTGCTTCGGGTGTATCCGGAATTTGATGAAACGCCTCATGTAGACACTAAGAACTATACAGGATGGCCTAATCCGGATGGTTTATACTGCAAAAGCTATTGTCCGCTCCATCCCGATGTACATAAAATTGTATTTGCTCTGGTCGACGAACTGACAGACGTTTTCGAAACCAATCTGTTTCATGCCGGCATGGATGAAGTTTTCTATATCGGCGATGATAAATGCCCTCGTTGCAGCGGTCGGGATAAAGCCGAATTATATGCAGGAGAAGTGACTAAAATACAAAATCATCTGGCACAGCAAGGCAAGCGGTTAATGATTTGGGGCGACCGGCTGATTGATGGAAAAACGACCGGTATCGGTGCCTGGGAAGCCAGCATGAATAACACCTACCGTGCAATAGACCTTATTCCCAAAGAGGTTTTCATATGCGATTGGCATTACGAGCGTCCGGAACAGACTGCCGTATATTTTGCCATGAAGGGATTCGACGTTGCCACCTGCCCCTGGCGTAAACCGGAAGTTGCCCTCAAACAACTGGACGACATGAAACGTTTCCGTCAGCAATCCGGCCCTCAAATGAGTAACCGTTTCCAGGGTATTATCGAAACCGTATGGTCAGGTGCCGATCGTTTTCTGGAAAGTTATTATAAGCCGGAAACATACCAACAGGATATATCGGAAGCTGTTGTGATCAAAAAATTGATCGAGGCTTATAAAGAAATGGATAATAAATAG
- a CDS encoding DUF3990 domain-containing protein: MKLYHGTNKDFDKIDLLKSKPNKDFGRGFYLSADYEQALNMARVKVEQLETGSPMVLTYEIADDAWDDLHMLYFEDYSEEWAKFILLNRNNSTDLPAHEYDVVIGPIANDRVGVQLWKYENRSIDLPTLVRNLQYMKGVTIQYFFGTERAIKLLQRL, translated from the coding sequence ATGAAACTATATCATGGCACAAACAAGGATTTTGACAAGATAGACTTGTTGAAATCGAAACCCAACAAGGACTTCGGGCGTGGCTTTTATCTTTCGGCAGATTATGAGCAAGCTTTGAACATGGCACGAGTGAAGGTGGAGCAATTAGAGACAGGTAGTCCGATGGTGCTGACATACGAAATAGCTGATGATGCTTGGGATGATTTACATATGCTCTATTTCGAGGATTATTCGGAAGAATGGGCTAAGTTTATCCTTCTGAACCGTAACAATTCTACAGATTTACCTGCGCACGAATATGATGTGGTGATTGGTCCAATTGCCAATGACCGGGTAGGAGTACAGTTATGGAAGTATGAGAATCGTTCGATAGACTTACCTACGCTGGTACGTAACCTACAATACATGAAAGGTGTAACCATACAATATTTCTTCGGTACGGAACGTGCCATAAAATTATTGCAACGATTATGA
- a CDS encoding DUF3791 domain-containing protein translates to MSYDIKDKLEWTVIFVLEFGRKYGLTMKQAFNYLSRFKGIDFIDRHYGYVHTQSFASMVDDIAEYCHRHGGALI, encoded by the coding sequence ATGAGCTATGATATAAAAGACAAGCTGGAATGGACGGTTATCTTCGTTTTGGAGTTCGGACGGAAGTATGGGCTGACGATGAAGCAGGCATTTAATTACCTGAGCCGTTTCAAAGGAATTGACTTTATAGATCGTCATTATGGGTATGTACACACACAGTCATTTGCTTCAATGGTAGATGATATAGCAGAATATTGCCATCGGCACGGAGGAGCATTGATATGA
- a CDS encoding PhoH family protein gives MGAKKNFVLDTNVILHDYKCIENFQENDIYLPIVVLEELDKFKKGSDQINYNAREFVRELDLITSNDLFLKGASLGAGLGTLHVVTGDKYQEKIALSFPEKTPDHRILSCTLSVAEKNPKVQTILVTKDVNLRMKARALGIQVEDYITDKVVNVDIFERAQDTYENIDPDLIDKIYSTPEGLDADLFEFKSKLEPNECFILKSIRASVLARYNPFTGKIKKVEKSSNYGIQPRNAEQSFAFEILNDPDVKLVGLTGKAGTGKTLLALAAALKQAGLYKQILLARPIVALANKDIGFLPGDEKQKVAPYMQPLFDNLNVIKNQFAPGSQDVRKIDDLQKNNQLVIEALAFIRGRSLSETFCIIDEAQNLTPHEIKTIITRAGEGTKMVFTGDIQQIDSPYLDAQSNGLAYMVDKMKGQELFAHINLIKGERSQLSELASDLL, from the coding sequence ATGGGAGCAAAGAAGAATTTTGTATTGGATACGAACGTTATCTTGCATGACTACAAGTGTATCGAAAATTTTCAGGAGAATGATATCTATCTTCCTATCGTCGTGTTGGAAGAGTTGGATAAGTTTAAAAAGGGGAGCGACCAGATTAATTATAACGCCCGTGAATTTGTACGCGAGTTGGATCTGATAACCAGCAATGATCTCTTCCTGAAAGGTGCTTCGTTGGGAGCAGGTTTAGGAACATTACATGTGGTAACCGGCGATAAGTATCAGGAAAAGATTGCATTGTCTTTCCCGGAAAAGACACCGGATCACCGGATTTTATCCTGTACACTTTCCGTTGCGGAAAAGAATCCGAAAGTACAGACTATCCTGGTAACGAAGGATGTCAATCTTCGTATGAAAGCCCGTGCTTTGGGTATTCAGGTGGAAGACTATATCACCGATAAAGTGGTCAATGTCGACATCTTTGAACGGGCACAGGATACCTATGAAAATATTGATCCTGACCTGATCGACAAGATCTATTCGACACCCGAAGGACTCGATGCGGATCTGTTTGAATTTAAGTCGAAACTGGAGCCGAACGAATGCTTTATATTAAAGAGTATACGTGCTTCTGTTTTAGCTCGTTATAATCCGTTTACAGGGAAGATAAAGAAGGTGGAAAAGAGTTCGAATTATGGGATACAACCCCGTAATGCGGAGCAGAGTTTCGCTTTTGAAATATTGAATGATCCGGATGTTAAGCTGGTTGGACTGACAGGTAAAGCCGGAACCGGAAAGACGTTGCTGGCCTTGGCTGCTGCCCTTAAACAGGCTGGGTTATACAAACAGATTTTATTGGCTCGTCCGATCGTTGCATTGGCGAACAAAGATATCGGATTCCTGCCGGGTGACGAGAAGCAGAAAGTGGCTCCTTATATGCAGCCTTTGTTCGATAACCTGAATGTAATTAAGAACCAGTTTGCTCCGGGAAGCCAGGATGTTCGTAAGATAGATGATCTGCAGAAGAATAACCAGCTGGTTATTGAGGCTTTGGCTTTTATCCGTGGCCGTAGTTTGTCAGAAACATTCTGTATCATCGATGAAGCACAGAACCTGACACCGCACGAGATCAAGACGATCATCACCCGTGCCGGAGAAGGAACGAAAATGGTCTTTACCGGTGATATCCAGCAGATCGACTCGCCGTATCTGGATGCCCAGAGTAATGGTCTGGCCTATATGGTGGATAAGATGAAAGGGCAGGAGTTGTTTGCCCATATCAATCTAATCAAAGGCGAACGAAGCCAGTTGTCGGAGTTAGCTTCCGATCTGTTATAA
- a CDS encoding HD domain-containing protein, producing MNYLDKAIQIATKAPANQVNKAGKPYILHLLRVMFKMDTESEMIIAVLHDIMKDCKGITAYYLKKEGFVEDIVNTLIVLNRHNYIDYEAYICEVAKNLVARKVKMADIMDNINVLRLDTVDEKDLQRSKKYHWAYNYLKINY from the coding sequence ATGAATTACTTAGATAAGGCCATACAAATAGCAACAAAGGCTCCTGCTAACCAAGTAAACAAAGCTGGGAAACCATATATACTTCATCTTTTAAGGGTGATGTTTAAAATGGATACTGAGTCTGAGATGATTATTGCTGTATTACATGATATAATGAAAGATTGTAAGGGGATCACGGCGTATTATTTGAAAAAAGAAGGTTTTGTAGAAGATATAGTAAACACGTTAATTGTACTTAACAGACATAATTATATAGATTATGAGGCCTATATTTGTGAAGTTGCTAAGAATCTTGTTGCCCGTAAAGTGAAGATGGCGGACATAATGGACAATATTAATGTACTTCGACTTGATACAGTGGATGAAAAGGATCTTCAGAGGAGCAAGAAGTATCATTGGGCATATAACTATTTAAAAATAAATTACTGA
- a CDS encoding abortive infection system antitoxin AbiGi family protein, with translation MTVCTNSVVHYTNDNIHTGLSGLDILQKIISEGFIAKCCMETIFHNEYETSFFVPEISFCDIPLTLISEHTQSYGPYAIGLSKQWARAMKLNPVNYLTENSLLKAGLYDMIPLIAKVANSLKGETKYDMLDILYHANTILHYIKHESGPLYRKGKLVYERYDYYKEREWRYVVDSDDFILNIFTPDKNDLITQRNEILKEEKYRLRFSIDDITYILVNKESEIPTMIKFVRRYFKDKCLPDKIDLLLTKIMSLERIKSDF, from the coding sequence ATGACTGTTTGTACAAATTCTGTTGTTCATTATACTAATGATAATATACACACTGGTTTATCTGGACTTGATATTTTACAGAAGATTATAAGTGAGGGGTTTATTGCAAAATGTTGTATGGAGACGATATTTCACAATGAATACGAAACTTCTTTTTTTGTTCCTGAAATATCTTTTTGTGATATACCTCTTACTTTGATATCTGAGCATACCCAATCGTATGGCCCTTACGCAATAGGTCTTTCCAAACAATGGGCTAGAGCCATGAAGTTAAATCCAGTAAATTATTTAACTGAAAATTCATTATTGAAAGCTGGCTTATATGACATGATCCCTTTAATCGCAAAAGTAGCTAATAGCCTTAAAGGAGAAACAAAATATGATATGTTAGATATATTATATCACGCAAATACTATATTGCATTACATAAAACATGAGAGTGGTCCCTTATATAGAAAGGGGAAATTAGTTTATGAAAGATATGATTATTACAAAGAAAGAGAATGGAGATATGTAGTAGATTCAGACGATTTTATTTTAAATATTTTTACACCCGATAAAAATGATTTAATAACACAGCGTAATGAGATTTTGAAAGAAGAAAAATATCGTTTACGATTTAGCATTGATGATATTACCTATATATTAGTAAATAAAGAATCTGAAATACCAACGATGATCAAATTTGTTAGAAGGTACTTTAAAGACAAATGCTTACCTGATAAAATTGATTTGTTACTTACTAAAATTATGTCTTTAGAAAGAATCAAATCGGATTTTTAA
- a CDS encoding SANT/Myb-like DNA-binding domain-containing protein, with protein sequence MYTDIQSKKGTSRTIQQAKNTNGQLFQMKDNRKNMIQLMYDKTAYLEYESTPDGMGRAKTVHAYIKRNGSANLDGGSPSVEPVGWRWLQRTFGDLSGKWVRFHILNQYMGGHGDDEANLIPTTHHVNQSALWRDLEEYMKYDSQVEDLVFNAEVLGYYSIPVEEPGFPKGINVNLYAKETGQLIHCYSERFSLPKGLVETDIQDLMNVHSTMHEMQQPNLPENYPMREGKVKKRPWSVVEDGFLFNAVRSYGEGNWSVIALIVGNRSRSECFERWSRHLNPRISKSPWMPAEDEVLKQLVGLYGDKNWTLIANKMGNRTDCQCRYRYRVLVRNATNPLPAHPRFVTMPPQAPLFIFPQFVMKLPLIAPPQ encoded by the coding sequence ATGTACACGGACATACAATCTAAAAAAGGTACATCAAGAACGATTCAGCAAGCAAAAAATACGAATGGGCAGTTGTTTCAGATGAAAGATAACCGGAAGAATATGATACAACTTATGTATGATAAAACGGCATACTTAGAATATGAATCTACACCTGACGGAATGGGTAGGGCAAAGACAGTGCATGCCTATATAAAACGAAATGGTTCTGCAAATTTAGATGGTGGTAGCCCCTCTGTTGAGCCTGTAGGATGGAGATGGCTACAGCGTACATTCGGTGATCTTAGTGGGAAATGGGTAAGATTCCACATCTTAAACCAATATATGGGTGGTCATGGTGATGATGAGGCAAACTTGATACCCACTACACACCATGTAAACCAGAGTGCACTGTGGAGAGATTTAGAAGAATATATGAAATACGATAGCCAGGTAGAAGATTTAGTGTTTAATGCCGAAGTATTGGGATATTATTCGATACCTGTTGAAGAACCGGGTTTTCCGAAAGGAATTAATGTCAATCTATATGCCAAAGAAACGGGACAATTAATACATTGCTATAGCGAGCGTTTTTCTTTGCCTAAAGGACTTGTGGAAACTGATATTCAAGACTTGATGAATGTTCATTCAACTATGCACGAAATGCAACAACCGAATCTGCCGGAGAATTATCCAATGAGGGAGGGCAAGGTGAAGAAAAGACCCTGGTCGGTTGTGGAGGACGGATTTTTATTTAATGCTGTGAGAAGTTATGGCGAGGGAAATTGGTCTGTCATTGCTCTTATTGTGGGTAACAGGTCGAGATCTGAGTGCTTCGAAAGATGGAGTAGACATCTAAATCCCAGGATAAGTAAAAGCCCATGGATGCCAGCCGAAGATGAAGTTTTAAAACAACTTGTTGGGCTGTATGGTGATAAGAATTGGACTCTAATTGCAAATAAAATGGGGAATCGTACTGATTGTCAATGCAGATATCGCTATAGAGTACTTGTAAGGAACGCAACAAATCCACTACCTGCACATCCACGGTTTGTTACAATGCCGCCACAGGCTCCGCTATTTATATTTCCACAGTTTGTTATGAAGCTGCCTCTTATTGCACCACCGCAATAA
- a CDS encoding pentapeptide repeat-containing protein encodes MEELTVFVSYSWEDMYYVDRICSDLKALGFKVIRDKDRIGFTQSISEYMKRIRIEKFVLLIISDNFLQSPGCMKEIVELKKDDYRWNVLLPILIKDTDIFSDNRLKYLEFWENKIASKEQRLRNVDPCNGALEWKDLQIERTITQDITDFLFELKDHLLCFPEDLWSTKYKAIIEKTDLKNFLNTPSEIKRISNKELSVILNNHLKYIQGYGKPADLSYYYLVNKTLVGRDILLCGINFQGTILRSANLIEADLTGCNLRVADLRGANMKYANVCDADLRGANLCGIKYDGMKLRGADFSLAIMDDKFRKYVEEHVN; translated from the coding sequence ATGGAAGAATTAACAGTATTTGTTTCTTATTCTTGGGAGGATATGTATTATGTAGATAGAATATGTAGCGATCTCAAAGCTTTGGGTTTTAAAGTTATTAGAGATAAAGATCGTATTGGTTTTACCCAGTCTATTTCTGAATATATGAAGCGTATACGAATTGAAAAGTTTGTGCTTTTAATAATCAGTGATAATTTTCTACAATCGCCTGGTTGTATGAAAGAAATAGTTGAATTGAAAAAAGATGATTATAGATGGAATGTTTTATTACCAATACTCATAAAAGATACTGATATTTTTAGTGATAATAGGTTGAAGTATTTAGAATTTTGGGAAAATAAAATAGCATCCAAGGAGCAACGCTTACGAAATGTAGATCCTTGTAACGGTGCACTTGAATGGAAAGATCTCCAGATAGAAAGAACTATAACCCAGGATATAACAGACTTTTTATTTGAATTGAAGGATCATTTATTGTGTTTCCCAGAAGATTTATGGTCAACTAAATATAAAGCTATTATTGAAAAAACTGATCTGAAAAATTTCTTGAATACTCCTTCTGAGATAAAAAGGATTAGTAATAAAGAATTGAGTGTGATTCTAAATAATCATTTGAAGTATATTCAAGGGTATGGTAAACCTGCTGATTTGAGTTATTATTATTTGGTAAATAAAACTTTGGTAGGAAGAGACATTTTACTTTGTGGTATAAATTTTCAAGGGACTATTTTGAGATCAGCTAACTTAATAGAGGCCGATTTAACAGGATGTAACCTACGAGTTGCTGATTTAAGAGGTGCCAATATGAAATATGCAAATGTTTGTGATGCTGATTTAAGGGGGGCTAATTTATGTGGAATAAAGTATGATGGAATGAAGTTGAGAGGAGCTGATTTCTCATTAGCTATTATGGATGATAAATTTAGAAAGTATGTTGAGGAACATGTAAATTAA